From Streptomyces sp. SCSIO 75703:
GAGCGCGGCGAGCTTCCCGGGGTCCTCCTCGATGGCGTCGAGGAACATGTGGTCGAACTCGGGGTTGATGAACCCGGCCCGCGCGCCCGCCAGTTGGTGCGACATGCCGCCGGTGCCGAGGATGCCGACGGTCCCGGCGCCCTCGTACGCGGCGATCGCCCGGCCCAGCGCCTGCCCGAGGGCGTAGCAGCGGGCGGCGGTGGGCTGCGGGTACTGGATGACGTTGACCACGATCGGCACGACCGGGCAGGGCCAGGCGTCGCCGGGCTCCGGCGTCCACACCGACAGGGGGACGGTGAAGCCGTGGTCGACGTCGAGTTCCTGGAAGACGGTGAGGTCGAAGCCGTCGTCCATCAGGTGGCGCAGCAGGTGGAAGGAGAAGTCGGGGTCGCCCTCGACGTCGGGCACCGGGCGGCGGCCGAAGCCCTCGTCGGCGACCCGGTAGCGCTCGGCGGTGCCGAGGGCGAAGGTGGGGACGATGTCCATGTCGACGCCGTTGGCGTGGTCGTTGTAGACGAGGATGGCGACGTCGGGCTTGTTGCGGGCGAGCCATTCGCGGGCGGGTGCGTACCCCTCGAAGAGGGGCGACCAGACCGGGTCGGCGGTCATGCCCCGGTCCATCGCGGCCCCGATGGACGGCACGTGCGACGTGGCCAGTCCCCAGATCACCTCAGACATCGGTCCGTCCTCCCGCCAGCATCGCTGCCTTGAACTCGGCCTCGGTCATGCCGGTGAAGACGCCGCCGAGGTACTGCATGGAGAGCCCGTCGATCATGGCGAGCTTGTAGAGGAAGAAGATGCTGCCGCCCAGGTCGAGCATCGCCTGCCAGTCGCGCCGCAGGACGGCCTCCGTCTGCGGGCCGGACAGCGCGAAGCGCGCGCAGTAGGCGGCCTCGCCGGCCAGGAACTCCCGGCGCGCGGTCTCCTCCCGCAGCGACATGAACAGCTTGTTCATCGGGTGTCCGCGGCGGCTGGTGGGACCGTCGAAGACGTACGTTCCCGGAGGTTCCAGCCCGTGCTGGCGTGTCATACGGTGCTCCCTGGCTCGGGGCCCGGCGCGGGGGCGCGGCCGGCGCCGAATGGCTTCGACCGTAGGGCGCGGCGCGGGCCGGGCCATCGCCCACACGTCCCGACCACGCGGGCTTCCTGTCGAGGCCGCGACGCGACATTTGACGTACCCGGCGGCGGCTACGTCATATGACTCGCCTCCTATGGCCGGGCCCGGCCGCCAGGGTCCCGCCATTCCTCTGTGCCGCTCGGCGGCCGGGGTCCCTAGCGTGAGGCGGACGGCTGCCGGCCCTGTCGGCGGGCCCGCGCCCACCCGCGCCGCTCCGCCGGACGCAGCGACCGCGGCGCGACATCGCAGTACAGCCGAAGACGGCCGCTCCCGCCTGGGGCCGGGTGGCCGAGAACCGCGAGTGAGGACGGATTGCACATGAGTGCCAAGAACCTGCAGGACGTGTTGGATCGCTCGGGCGACACGGTGGAACTGCTGCGCAACTCCCAGCTCGGGGCGTACATCTACCCGGTCGTGCCGGCCGAGTTCACCAACTTCCGGCGTGAGGTGACCGCCTGGCAGAACACGGCGGTGCTGTTCGACCAGTCCCACCACATGGTGAACCTGTGGGTCTCCGGCCCGGACGCGCTGAAGCTGTTCACCGACACGGGCATCAACAGCACGGCCAACTTCCCCGTGGACTCGGCGAAGCAGTTCGTCCCGGTGTCTCCCGGCGGCGGGGTCATCGGCGACGGCATCCTGTTCCGGCTGGCCGAGGAGGAGTTCGTCTTCGTCGGCCGCGCGCCGGTCGCCAACTGGCTGACGTACAAGGGCGGCCGGGGGTACAACGTCGACATCCGCAAGGACGACCGCTCGCCGTCGCGTCCGTACGGCAAGCCGGTCACCCGGGACGTCTGGCGCTTCCAGATCCAGGGCCCGCGGGCCTGGGACGTCATCGAGAAGGTCAACGGCGGCCCGGTCGACAAGGTGAAGTTCTTCCGGATGGGCTACATGGACATCGCCGGCGAGCGCATCCGCACCCTGCGCCACGGCATGGCGGGCGCCCCCGGTCTGGAGATCTGGGGCCCGTACGGCAGTTACGACAAGGTGCGCGAGGCGATCCTGGAGGCGGGCCGCGAGTTCGGTCTGGAGCCGGCCGGCTGCCGCGCCTACTCCTGCAACACGCTGGAGTCGGGCTGGATCCCCTCGCCGCTGCCCGCCGTGTACACCGGCGAGGAGATGCGCCCGTACCGCGAGTGGCTCGCCGCGGACGGCTACGAGGCGACCAACGCCCTGGCGGGCAGCTTCGTCTCCCGGGACATCGAGGACTACTACCTCAACCCGTGGGAGCTGGGCTACGGCGGCTTCGTGAAGTTCGACCACGACTTCGTGGGCCGCAGCGCCCTGGAGGCGATCGACCCGGCGGCCCAGCGCCGCAAGGTCACCCTGGAGTGGAACACGGAGGACGTGTCCAAGCTGCTGGCCTCGCCGGTCCAGGAGGGCCCCGGCTACCAGTTCTTCGACCTGCCGAACGCCAACTACGGCTCCTCGAACTACGACACGGTGCGGGACGCGGACGGCAACACCGTCGGCCTGTCGCTGTTCACCGGCTACAGCGCCAACGAGCGCAAGGCGCTGTCGCTGGCCACGGTCAACCCGGACGTGCCGCTGGGCGCCGAGGTCGAGGTCGTCTGGGGCGAGCCGGACGGCGGTTCGGGCAAGACCACGGTGCAGCCGCACGTCCAGTTCCCGGTGCGGGCGATCGTCTCCCCGGCCCCGTACACGGCGATGGCCCGGGACAGCTACCAGCCGGGCTGGCGCACGGCCGGCACGGTCTGAGGGACACCGGCGCGACGGCCGGGGGCGGCGGGCACCGGGTGCCGGCCGCCCCCGGCCGTTTCGTGCGCGGGGCGTCGGGTGCCTCGCACGCCGGTCCGTCCGCGTCCGGCACGCCGCGCCCCGGTCCGCGCGTCCCGGCGCGGACCGGGGCGCGGTGTCAGCGCTGCTGCGGGACGAGGCCCTCGTGGACGGCGACCAGGGCCGCCTGGGTGCGGGAGGTGAGCTGGAGCTTGCGCAGCACGTTGCTCACGTGGGTGCGGGCGGTGCGCTCGCTGATCACCAGTTCGTCGGCGATCTCCTGGTTGGAGCAGC
This genomic window contains:
- a CDS encoding class III extradiol dioxygenase subunit beta, which encodes MSEVIWGLATSHVPSIGAAMDRGMTADPVWSPLFEGYAPAREWLARNKPDVAILVYNDHANGVDMDIVPTFALGTAERYRVADEGFGRRPVPDVEGDPDFSFHLLRHLMDDGFDLTVFQELDVDHGFTVPLSVWTPEPGDAWPCPVVPIVVNVIQYPQPTAARCYALGQALGRAIAAYEGAGTVGILGTGGMSHQLAGARAGFINPEFDHMFLDAIEEDPGKLAALTREDFIREAGAEGIELIMWLVMRGAMNERVRRVHRAYHVPASNTAAGLALFDNRPGPSA
- a CDS encoding protocatechuate 3,4-dioxygenase, which produces MTRQHGLEPPGTYVFDGPTSRRGHPMNKLFMSLREETARREFLAGEAAYCARFALSGPQTEAVLRRDWQAMLDLGGSIFFLYKLAMIDGLSMQYLGGVFTGMTEAEFKAAMLAGGRTDV
- a CDS encoding aminomethyltransferase family protein, whose amino-acid sequence is MSAKNLQDVLDRSGDTVELLRNSQLGAYIYPVVPAEFTNFRREVTAWQNTAVLFDQSHHMVNLWVSGPDALKLFTDTGINSTANFPVDSAKQFVPVSPGGGVIGDGILFRLAEEEFVFVGRAPVANWLTYKGGRGYNVDIRKDDRSPSRPYGKPVTRDVWRFQIQGPRAWDVIEKVNGGPVDKVKFFRMGYMDIAGERIRTLRHGMAGAPGLEIWGPYGSYDKVREAILEAGREFGLEPAGCRAYSCNTLESGWIPSPLPAVYTGEEMRPYREWLAADGYEATNALAGSFVSRDIEDYYLNPWELGYGGFVKFDHDFVGRSALEAIDPAAQRRKVTLEWNTEDVSKLLASPVQEGPGYQFFDLPNANYGSSNYDTVRDADGNTVGLSLFTGYSANERKALSLATVNPDVPLGAEVEVVWGEPDGGSGKTTVQPHVQFPVRAIVSPAPYTAMARDSYQPGWRTAGTV